In one window of Thalassotalea agarivorans DNA:
- the rsmI gene encoding 16S rRNA (cytidine(1402)-2'-O)-methyltransferase, with amino-acid sequence MTAITAQPGTLYIVATPIGNLADITDRALKLLADVDLIACEDTRHTHKLLSAFSITNKTISLHDHNERQRQDYIGELLSQGKSIALVSDAGTPLISDPGFHIVRFCQENNHKVVPVPGACAAIAALSAAGLPTDRFSFEGFLPSKSGARKATLSALASEPRTMVFYDAPRRAIDTVQDICDTLGDNRQVVIARELTKTFETIVSDSAGALLQWLNSDANQLKGEMVLIIEGHKVDPNAIDDATIQTLKLLLKELPPKKACAIAAEIHGVKKNALYNLALSFK; translated from the coding sequence ATGACAGCGATAACTGCACAGCCTGGCACTTTATATATTGTTGCTACGCCCATTGGAAACTTGGCTGACATAACCGACAGAGCACTTAAATTGCTCGCTGACGTTGATTTAATCGCATGCGAAGACACGCGTCATACCCACAAACTTTTGTCGGCTTTTTCTATCACCAATAAGACGATATCTTTACATGATCATAATGAAAGGCAGCGCCAAGACTATATCGGTGAATTGTTATCGCAGGGCAAATCGATTGCTTTGGTGTCTGATGCTGGTACGCCATTGATTAGCGATCCAGGCTTTCACATCGTTCGTTTCTGCCAAGAAAACAACCACAAAGTGGTGCCTGTTCCAGGTGCGTGCGCGGCTATCGCAGCATTGAGTGCGGCGGGCCTGCCAACCGATCGATTTTCATTTGAAGGATTTCTTCCATCAAAATCAGGCGCTAGAAAAGCAACACTTTCAGCGTTAGCTTCAGAACCAAGAACTATGGTGTTTTATGACGCTCCACGAAGAGCTATTGATACCGTACAAGATATTTGCGACACGTTAGGAGATAATCGGCAAGTGGTTATTGCGCGTGAATTGACTAAAACCTTTGAGACTATTGTATCTGATTCCGCTGGCGCTTTATTGCAATGGTTAAATAGCGATGCCAATCAATTAAAAGGTGAAATGGTATTAATAATCGAAGGGCATAAAGTTGATCCTAATGCGATAGACGATGCAACCATTCAAACGTTAAAACTGTTACTTAAAGAATTACCTCCTAAAAAAGCATGTGCCATTGCGGCCGAAATTCATGGCGTCAAGAAAAATGCCTTGTACAATTTAGCCCTATCTTTCAAGTAA
- a CDS encoding TetR/AcrR family transcriptional regulator: protein MSPAPKYSHQQQEQIVLKAAETIIEQTSLLDFTMSAIAKEAGISMGSVYKHVQSKEDVLIALATRMFKQRQSVFAVINEMALTTPQKMIALSLLDFSKVAIYSFEPELENFVNSKAVLKRSSNYWAEQMISANKVCEATFVNMLNSAVESGELDADNKLCEQLNLACWSIAVGYFSTVQVHLTWYQERETGVPTKQKPLSADDTYIQAMTRLLNSYPFNKPLDDQSIAAVCDALSGLGYR from the coding sequence ATGTCGCCAGCGCCAAAGTATTCACATCAGCAACAAGAGCAAATCGTGCTCAAAGCGGCTGAAACTATTATCGAGCAAACCAGTTTGCTCGACTTCACTATGTCTGCTATCGCCAAAGAAGCCGGCATTTCTATGGGCTCAGTATATAAGCATGTGCAAAGCAAGGAAGACGTTCTAATTGCGCTTGCTACTCGCATGTTTAAACAAAGACAGTCTGTCTTTGCTGTTATCAACGAAATGGCTTTAACAACACCTCAGAAAATGATCGCCTTAAGTTTGCTCGATTTTTCTAAGGTTGCTATTTACAGCTTCGAACCAGAATTAGAAAACTTTGTAAATTCTAAAGCGGTATTAAAACGCAGCAGTAATTATTGGGCTGAGCAAATGATTAGTGCGAACAAAGTTTGCGAAGCGACGTTTGTTAATATGCTGAATTCGGCAGTTGAGTCAGGTGAACTCGATGCAGATAATAAATTGTGTGAACAATTAAACCTCGCTTGCTGGTCTATTGCGGTGGGCTATTTCAGTACGGTGCAAGTACACTTAACTTGGTATCAAGAACGCGAAACGGGCGTTCCTACGAAGCAAAAGCCACTTAGCGCAGATGATACATATATTCAGGCGATGACGCGCCTATTAAACAGTTACCCTTTTAATAAACCGCTGGACGACCAAAGTATTGCGGCGGTTTGTGATGCTCTTTCAGGATTAGGTTATCGATAA
- a CDS encoding alkaline phosphatase family protein, producing the protein MKNHYLLSILLVTSFVTLAKDKPKLVLQITVDQMRGDFINRYQGNLSKGGFNYLVKNGAVFSQAHHMHANTETIIGHTTLATGAHPSVHGMVANLWYDQKLNRLQYNVEDPNFPLLSKGAGVNKSTEIDPTQAAANSDGRSPNAILTTTLSDEIAISSNKQAKVFGISVKDRGAIAMAGHSGKAFWFSKKNGEFITSQYYYSKYPQWVEQFNNKNSAAKYGNQQWSLLKNQSSYLFAKDDEQAWEQDIAGFGTTFPHPYGDNSSPYFNTLLTLSPAGDELTLQFAKALIKQEKLGKDNITDYLSISFSSTDYVGHIFGPNSLESEDNFLRLDKKIAELIAYVDDQVGIENTLIVLSADHGAANTPGYLNKIGVKASYVSPEAWNIEEKITALEKKWRLKGKLLEQFVSPYVYLNDSVLASHKNKDEIISEVVAMFASFDGVLHAIPATHIENGQLPDTMTMKRITNNHHNDRSGDIYLVYEVNHFINDFDGLHVASTHGSPWHYDTYVPLIFAGWEIETGEHSTSVATADIAVTLADLLGINAPSGASGKSLKHFLLDD; encoded by the coding sequence ATGAAAAACCACTATCTACTGTCGATTTTATTAGTAACAAGTTTTGTCACGCTAGCAAAAGATAAACCAAAACTGGTTCTTCAAATAACAGTGGATCAAATGCGTGGAGACTTTATTAATCGATATCAAGGTAACTTGAGCAAAGGTGGATTTAACTATTTGGTAAAAAACGGTGCGGTGTTTTCTCAAGCACATCACATGCACGCCAACACCGAAACCATCATTGGGCACACCACCCTTGCAACCGGTGCTCACCCTTCGGTTCATGGCATGGTTGCCAACTTATGGTATGACCAAAAACTCAATCGTTTGCAATACAATGTAGAAGATCCCAACTTCCCACTGCTATCAAAAGGTGCAGGCGTTAATAAAAGTACGGAAATTGATCCTACGCAGGCAGCCGCAAACTCTGATGGCAGAAGCCCAAATGCTATATTAACTACGACGTTATCCGACGAAATTGCGATAAGTAGCAATAAACAAGCAAAAGTATTTGGGATAAGTGTAAAAGACAGAGGCGCTATCGCAATGGCGGGACATAGCGGCAAAGCTTTTTGGTTTTCCAAGAAAAATGGTGAATTTATCACCAGCCAATACTACTACTCGAAGTATCCTCAATGGGTAGAGCAGTTTAATAATAAAAATTCAGCGGCTAAATATGGCAATCAACAATGGTCGTTATTAAAAAACCAATCAAGCTATTTATTTGCGAAAGATGATGAGCAAGCTTGGGAACAAGATATTGCAGGTTTTGGCACTACTTTCCCTCACCCATACGGAGATAATTCAAGTCCCTACTTCAATACGTTATTAACACTAAGTCCCGCTGGAGATGAATTAACCTTACAATTTGCAAAAGCGTTGATAAAACAAGAGAAGCTTGGAAAAGATAACATCACCGATTATTTATCAATCAGTTTTAGTTCTACTGATTACGTTGGGCATATTTTCGGCCCTAATAGCCTAGAATCGGAAGATAACTTCTTAAGGCTCGATAAAAAAATAGCAGAACTTATCGCCTATGTTGACGACCAAGTCGGTATCGAAAACACCTTGATTGTACTTTCGGCTGATCATGGCGCAGCGAATACACCAGGCTATTTAAATAAGATAGGCGTTAAAGCAAGCTATGTGTCTCCAGAGGCATGGAATATAGAAGAGAAAATAACTGCGCTTGAAAAGAAATGGCGACTAAAAGGGAAACTGTTGGAGCAATTTGTTTCTCCCTATGTTTATTTAAATGATTCAGTGCTTGCCAGCCATAAAAACAAAGATGAAATAATAAGCGAAGTTGTAGCCATGTTTGCAAGCTTTGATGGAGTTTTACATGCGATCCCCGCTACGCACATCGAAAATGGACAACTTCCTGACACTATGACCATGAAAAGAATAACCAATAATCATCATAACGATCGCTCTGGTGATATTTATCTGGTGTATGAAGTGAACCATTTTATCAACGACTTCGACGGCCTCCATGTTGCCTCAACACACGGTTCTCCTTGGCACTATGATACTTACGTGCCACTTATTTTCGCGGGCTGGGAAATAGAAACTGGTGAACATTCAACGTCAGTTGCCACCGCAGATATTGCTGTGACGTTAGCCGATTTACTTGGCATTAATGCGCCAAGTGGCGCGTCTGGAAAAAGCCTGAAACACTTTCTTTTAGACGACTAA